A single region of the Glycine max cultivar Williams 82 chromosome 20, Glycine_max_v4.0, whole genome shotgun sequence genome encodes:
- the LOC100803472 gene encoding SEC12-like protein 1 isoform X1, with protein sequence MGNDAGSPQGPVTCGSWIRRPENLNLVVLGRSRRGNSCPSLLEIFSFDPKTTSLSTCPLTTYVLEAEEGDPVAIAVHPSGDDFVCALSNGSCKLFELYGRETNMKLLAKELAPLQGIGPQKCIAFSVDGSKFAAGGLDGHLRIMEWPSMRVILDEPRAHKSVRDMDFSLDSEFLASTSTDGSARIWKIEDGVPLTTLSRNSDEKIELCRFSMDGTKPFLFCSVQKAGDTSVTAVYEISTWNKIGHKRLIRKSASVMSISHDGKYLSLGSKDGDICVVEVKKMQIYHYSKRLHLGTNIAYLEFCPGERVLLTTSVEWGALVTKLTVPKDWKEWQIYLVLLGLFLASAVAFYIFFENSDSFWNFPMGKDQPARPRFKPVLKDPQSYDDQNIWGPVDM encoded by the exons ATGGGGAATGATGCAGGGTCACCTCAGGGTCCGGTTACGTGTGGGTCGTGGATTCGGAGGCCTGAGAATTTGAACTTGGTGGTGTTAGGAAGGTCCAGACGTGGCAATTCTTGTCCTTCTCTCTTGGAGATTTTCTCCTTCGATCCCAAGACCACTTCTCTGTCTACCTGTCCTCTG ACCACTTATGTGTTGGAAGCAGAGGAAGGTGATCCTGTTGCTATTGCAGTCCACCCAAGTGGGGATGATTTTGTGTGCGCTCTCAGCAATGGTAGCTGCAA ATTGTTTGAGCTGTATGGTCGTGAAACAAACATGAAGTTGTTGGCTAAGGAACTGGCTCCTCTACAGGGTATTGGTCCTCAGAAATGCATTGCTTTTAGTGTTGATGGGTCTAAATTTGCTGCTGGTGGGTTG GATGGACATCTCAGAATTATGGAGTGGCCTAGTATGCGCGTGATTTTGGATGAACCAAGAGCACACAAATCAGTTCGGGATATGGATTTTAG TCTAGACTCAGAATTTCTAGCTTCAACTTCTACTGATGGTTCAGCAAGAATCTGGAAGATTGAAGATGGTGTTCCTTTGACTACTTTGTCTCGCAACTCG GATGAAAAGATTGAATTATGTCGATTTTCCATGGATGGAACCAaaccatttttattttgctcTGTTCAAAAAG CAGGTGATACTTCTGTCACTGCGGTTTATGAGATTAGCACATGGAATAAAATTGGGCACAAGAGGCTGATTAGAAAGTCTGCTTCAGTAATGTCCATTAGCCATGATGGGAAATACCTTTCTCT GGGCAGTAAAGATGGAGACATATGTGTAGTTGAAGTAAAGAAAATGCAGATATACCATTATAGCAAGAGATTGCACCTGGGTACAAATATTGCATATCTGGAGTTCTGTCCCGGGGAAAG GGTTTTACTTACAACCTCAGTAGAATGGGGAGCGCTGGTCACCAAGCTGACTGTACCTAAAGATTGGAAAG AGTGGCAGATCTATTTGGTGCTATTGGGACTATTTTTAGCATCAGCTGTTGCATTTTACATATTCTTTGAGAACTCTGATTCATTCTGGAACTTTCCCATGGGCAAAGACCAACCAGCAAGACCAAGGTTTAAACCTGTGTTAAAAGATCCCCAGTCTTATGATGACCAAAATATTTGGGGGCCAGTAGATATGTGA
- the LOC100803472 gene encoding SEC12-like protein 1 isoform X2 encodes MGNDAGSPQGPVTCGSWIRRPENLNLVVLGRSRRGNSCPSLLEIFSFDPKTTSLSTCPLTTYVLEAEEGDPVAIAVHPSGDDFVCALSNGSCKLFELYGRETNMKLLAKELAPLQGIGPQKCIAFSVDGSKFAAGGLDGHLRIMEWPSMRVILDEPRAHKSVRDMDFSLDSEFLASTSTDGSARIWKIEDGVPLTTLSRNSDEKIELCRFSMDGTKPFLFCSVQKGDTSVTAVYEISTWNKIGHKRLIRKSASVMSISHDGKYLSLGSKDGDICVVEVKKMQIYHYSKRLHLGTNIAYLEFCPGERVLLTTSVEWGALVTKLTVPKDWKEWQIYLVLLGLFLASAVAFYIFFENSDSFWNFPMGKDQPARPRFKPVLKDPQSYDDQNIWGPVDM; translated from the exons ATGGGGAATGATGCAGGGTCACCTCAGGGTCCGGTTACGTGTGGGTCGTGGATTCGGAGGCCTGAGAATTTGAACTTGGTGGTGTTAGGAAGGTCCAGACGTGGCAATTCTTGTCCTTCTCTCTTGGAGATTTTCTCCTTCGATCCCAAGACCACTTCTCTGTCTACCTGTCCTCTG ACCACTTATGTGTTGGAAGCAGAGGAAGGTGATCCTGTTGCTATTGCAGTCCACCCAAGTGGGGATGATTTTGTGTGCGCTCTCAGCAATGGTAGCTGCAA ATTGTTTGAGCTGTATGGTCGTGAAACAAACATGAAGTTGTTGGCTAAGGAACTGGCTCCTCTACAGGGTATTGGTCCTCAGAAATGCATTGCTTTTAGTGTTGATGGGTCTAAATTTGCTGCTGGTGGGTTG GATGGACATCTCAGAATTATGGAGTGGCCTAGTATGCGCGTGATTTTGGATGAACCAAGAGCACACAAATCAGTTCGGGATATGGATTTTAG TCTAGACTCAGAATTTCTAGCTTCAACTTCTACTGATGGTTCAGCAAGAATCTGGAAGATTGAAGATGGTGTTCCTTTGACTACTTTGTCTCGCAACTCG GATGAAAAGATTGAATTATGTCGATTTTCCATGGATGGAACCAaaccatttttattttgctcTGTTCAAAAAG GTGATACTTCTGTCACTGCGGTTTATGAGATTAGCACATGGAATAAAATTGGGCACAAGAGGCTGATTAGAAAGTCTGCTTCAGTAATGTCCATTAGCCATGATGGGAAATACCTTTCTCT GGGCAGTAAAGATGGAGACATATGTGTAGTTGAAGTAAAGAAAATGCAGATATACCATTATAGCAAGAGATTGCACCTGGGTACAAATATTGCATATCTGGAGTTCTGTCCCGGGGAAAG GGTTTTACTTACAACCTCAGTAGAATGGGGAGCGCTGGTCACCAAGCTGACTGTACCTAAAGATTGGAAAG AGTGGCAGATCTATTTGGTGCTATTGGGACTATTTTTAGCATCAGCTGTTGCATTTTACATATTCTTTGAGAACTCTGATTCATTCTGGAACTTTCCCATGGGCAAAGACCAACCAGCAAGACCAAGGTTTAAACCTGTGTTAAAAGATCCCCAGTCTTATGATGACCAAAATATTTGGGGGCCAGTAGATATGTGA
- the LOC100804010 gene encoding phosphoglucan phosphatase DSP4, amyloplastic isoform X2, whose translation MNYNFIRPDLIVGSCLQTPEDVDKLCRIGVKTIFCLQQDPDLEYFGVDINAIREYAKTCNDIQHLRAEIRDFDAFDLRRRLPVVVSKLYKAINSNGGVTYIHCTAGLGRAPAVALAYMFWVLGYKLNEAHTLLQSKRSCFPKLDAIKSATADILTGLSKKSVTLSWEGSNCSTVEISGLDIGWGQRIPLNFDDKEGLWFLKRELPEGLYEYKYIVDGEWTCNTDELVTSPNKDGHVNNFIQVLDDTNRVRASLRERLTGDDPDLTTDERLRIKEFLEACPDED comes from the exons ATGAACTATAATTTCATCCGTCCAGACTTGATTGTGGGATCATGCCTACAG ACTCCTGAAGATGTAGACAAGTTGTGTAGAATTGGAGTGAAAACTATATTTTGCTTACAACAAGATCCAGACCTTGA ATATTTCGGAGTTGATATTAATGCCATACGAGAATATGCCAAGACATGCAATGACATTCAACACTTGCGTGCGGAGATAAG GGACTTTGATGCATTTGATCTACGGAGGCGGCTTCCAGTTGTAGTTAGCAAATTATACAAGGCAATAAATTCCAATGGAGGTGTAACATATATACATTGCACTGCTGGACTTGGAAGAGCTCCAGCTGTTGCG TTGGCTTATATGTTTTGGGTTTTGGGTTATAAACTTAACGAGGCTCATACACTACTTCAG AGCAAAAGGTCATGCTTTCCAAAACTGGATGCCATTAAAAGTGCAACAGCTGATATT CTTACAGGCCTCAGTAAGAAGTCTGTCACTTTGTCATGGGAAGGCAGCAATTGCTCTACCGTGGAAATTTCAGGACTTGATATTGGATGGGGGCAG AGAATACCCCTAAATTTTGATGACAAAGAGGGTTTGTGGTTTCTCAAGAGGGAATTGCCT GAAGGACTCTATGAGTACAAGTACATTGTTGATGGGGAATGGACATGCAATACAGATGAGCTTGTAACCTCTCCCAACAAAGATGGCCATGTCAACAATTTTATTCAA GTCCTTGATGATACAAACAGAGTCCGTGCCTCCCTTCGGGAGAGATTGACCGGTGATGATCCTGATCTCACAACAGATGAACGACTGAGAATAAAGGAGTTTCTTGAAGCTTGTCCTGATGAGGATTAG
- the LOC100804010 gene encoding phosphoglucan phosphatase DSP4, amyloplastic isoform X1, giving the protein MNCLQNLSRFSVLPFDTLVTRHRKNLPLSLGFVNNSHQNLTMALKAASGSIPSADTSSADKEEEKSETYSHSMTEAMGAVLTYRHELGMNYNFIRPDLIVGSCLQTPEDVDKLCRIGVKTIFCLQQDPDLEYFGVDINAIREYAKTCNDIQHLRAEIRDFDAFDLRRRLPVVVSKLYKAINSNGGVTYIHCTAGLGRAPAVALAYMFWVLGYKLNEAHTLLQSKRSCFPKLDAIKSATADILTGLSKKSVTLSWEGSNCSTVEISGLDIGWGQRIPLNFDDKEGLWFLKRELPEGLYEYKYIVDGEWTCNTDELVTSPNKDGHVNNFIQVLDDTNRVRASLRERLTGDDPDLTTDERLRIKEFLEACPDED; this is encoded by the exons ATGAACTGTCTTCAGAATCTTTCTCG ATTCTCTGTTTTGCCCTTCGATACACTTGTTACGCGCCACCGCAAGAACCTTCCCCTTTCCCTG GGTTTCGTCAATAATTCTCATCAAAATCTAACTATGGCACTCAAG GCTGCCTCAGGTTCTATACCGAGTGCAGACACAAGTAGTGCCGATAAGGAGGAAGAAAAGTCTGAGACATATAGTCATAGCATGACAGAAGCCATGGGTGCTG TTTTGACTTATAGGCATGAATTAGGAATGAACTATAATTTCATCCGTCCAGACTTGATTGTGGGATCATGCCTACAG ACTCCTGAAGATGTAGACAAGTTGTGTAGAATTGGAGTGAAAACTATATTTTGCTTACAACAAGATCCAGACCTTGA ATATTTCGGAGTTGATATTAATGCCATACGAGAATATGCCAAGACATGCAATGACATTCAACACTTGCGTGCGGAGATAAG GGACTTTGATGCATTTGATCTACGGAGGCGGCTTCCAGTTGTAGTTAGCAAATTATACAAGGCAATAAATTCCAATGGAGGTGTAACATATATACATTGCACTGCTGGACTTGGAAGAGCTCCAGCTGTTGCG TTGGCTTATATGTTTTGGGTTTTGGGTTATAAACTTAACGAGGCTCATACACTACTTCAG AGCAAAAGGTCATGCTTTCCAAAACTGGATGCCATTAAAAGTGCAACAGCTGATATT CTTACAGGCCTCAGTAAGAAGTCTGTCACTTTGTCATGGGAAGGCAGCAATTGCTCTACCGTGGAAATTTCAGGACTTGATATTGGATGGGGGCAG AGAATACCCCTAAATTTTGATGACAAAGAGGGTTTGTGGTTTCTCAAGAGGGAATTGCCT GAAGGACTCTATGAGTACAAGTACATTGTTGATGGGGAATGGACATGCAATACAGATGAGCTTGTAACCTCTCCCAACAAAGATGGCCATGTCAACAATTTTATTCAA GTCCTTGATGATACAAACAGAGTCCGTGCCTCCCTTCGGGAGAGATTGACCGGTGATGATCCTGATCTCACAACAGATGAACGACTGAGAATAAAGGAGTTTCTTGAAGCTTGTCCTGATGAGGATTAG